A genomic stretch from Aedes albopictus strain Foshan chromosome 2, AalbF5, whole genome shotgun sequence includes:
- the LOC134288507 gene encoding uncharacterized protein LOC134288507 produces MLYSNCNNFCFNYTGRYTITKTHLKQLVLYHSKDKHCLTMSDIDIKDKMKFGPTLKMMKKPTIEYLKDNIADSNATALFLDLMRMMYRSYVDEDVMPLERIQDLWTATFIVRAWRNWTKKRFQNMKQCISSNAYMSLELNAHALIVFMEFCRSNGTPEQFLVSCLSSQPNEKIFRQLRSMATTNQTIVNFTAKELTSKLKRVQMKTDIMYRCSDRVNFPSITRYSNNRKVQYSLPSPDEIIDAVIRAKHSANDALVGIGIEEQNINMDDSIALIADNLPPEFEFIDMQDYEDDDHDQEEDNIFENIEANLNPSFQHEDSEIEENIDEEYDAELQSKEDHISEPNDITDEEPIYEASRLFPNCGTHLSLKSTTAGTKHTFRISTSTGLIRNIKKATLLWMLVPSRYKLSTDRIRRFTQRDFEIV; encoded by the exons atgtTGTACTCAaattgtaataacttttgttttaATTATACAGGCCGTTACACCATCACAAAAACTCATTTAAAACAGCTGGTTCTATACCACTCGAAGGATAAGCATTGCTTAACAATGTCGGACATTGACATTAAAGATAAAATGAAATTCGGGCCGACACTAAAAATGATGAAGAAGCCAACCATTGAGTATTTGAAAGATAATATAGCCGACAGTAACGCAACCGCCCTTTTCCTTGATCTAATGCGTATGATGTATCGGTCGTACGTTGACGAGGATGTCATGCCACTGGAGAGAATCCAAGATTTATG GACTGCGACCTTCATAGTTCGAGCATGGCGGAATTGGACAAAGAAACGATTTCAAAATATGAAACAATGCATTTCTTCCAACGCATACATGTCGCTTGAGTTGAATGCTCATGCTTTGAttgttttcatggagttttgCCGAAGCAATGGCACTCCAGAACAATTTTTGGTATCCTGTTTGTCTAGCCAGCCGAACGAGAAAATTTTTCGACAGCTAAGATCAATGGCAACAACTAATCAAACCATTGTAAATTTCACCGCTAAAGAGCTGACCAGTAAACTAAAGAGAGTTCAGATGAAAACTGATATTATGTACCGATGTAGCGATCGTGTTAATTTTCCCAGCATAACGCGATATTCAAACAATCGCAAAGTTCAATATTCTCTGCCATCCCCAGATGAAATTATTGATGCAGTGATTAGAGCAAAACACTCCGCCAATGATGCATTGGTTGGAATAGGAATTGAGGAACAAAACATTAACATGGATGACTCAATTGCTCTTATAGCAGATAATCTACCACCGGAATTTGAATTCATTGATATGCAGGATTACGAAGACGATGACCATGACCAGGAAGAGGATAATATATTCGAAAATATTGAAGCTAATCTTAATCCAAGCTTTCAACACGAAGATTCTGAAATTGAAGAGAATATCGACGAAGAATATg ACGCTGAGCTGCAATCGAAAGAGGACCACATATCTGAACCTAACGATATCACTGATGAAGAACCAATTTACGAAGCATCGAGATTATTTCCAAATTGCGGAACACATTTAAGCTTGAAAAGTACAACAGCGGGTACCAAGCACACGTTCAGAATATCAACTAGTACCGGTTTAATACGAAATATCAAAAAAGCTACCTTATTATGGATGTTGGTACCAAGCCGATACAAATTGAGTACCGACAGAATAAGAAGATTTACCCAAAGAGATTTTGAGATTGTTTAA